From a single Clupea harengus chromosome 24, Ch_v2.0.2, whole genome shotgun sequence genomic region:
- the LOC116219133 gene encoding microfibril-associated glycoprotein 4-like, giving the protein MYWIQCVVVLLLPWLGQCSLQYPTDCADLLSSGSRVSGVYTIYPDGVRTGVQVYCHMGCQETIGEGGWTVFQKRVDGTVNFFRPWNQYKDGFGNASSEYWLGLESLHQLTTNRKYELKVDMEDFEGNRVFARYSSFAVGSEIEGYKLTVSGLTNGGAGDSLYHHRGQKFSTFDKDQDFWETGNCAIKHLGAYWYGHCRESNPNGLYLWSPLVAHDAGVVWNTFKGIDYSLKSITMKIRPVA; this is encoded by the exons ATGTACTGG ATTCAGTGTGTTGTAGTTCTCCTCCTGCCCTGGCTGGGGCAGTGTTCCCTCCAGTATCCTACTGACTGCGCAGACCTGCTCTCAAGTGGCAGCAGAGTCAGTGGGGTTTACACCATCTATCCTGATGGTGTTAGAACTGGTGTTCAGGTTTACTGTCATATGGGCTGTCAGGAAACCATTGGGGAGGGAGGATGGACT GTGTTTCAGAAGAGAGTGGATGGTACAGTGAACTTCTTCAGGCCCTGGAACCAGTACAAGGACGGGTTTGGGAACGCCTCTAGCGAGTACTGGCTGG GATTAGAGTCACTACACCAGCTCACCACCAACAGGAAGTACGAGCTGAAAGTGGACATGGAGGACTTTGAGGGCAACAGGGTTTTTGCCAGGTACTCCTCCTTCGCTGTCGGATCAGAGATAGAGGGGTACAAGCTGACTGTCAGTGGCTTAACCAACGGAGGCGCTG GAGACTCTTTGTATCACCACAGAGGGCAAAAGTTCAGCACGTTTGACAAGGACCAAGACTTCTGGGAAACTGGAAATTGTGCAATTAAACATCTCGGGGCCTACTGGTATGGCCATTGCCGTGAATCCAATCCCAATGGCCTTTATTTGTGGAGCCCTTTAGTGGCGCATGATGCTGGTGTGGTTTGGAATACCTTTAAAGGAATAGATTATTCACTGAAATCCATCACTATGAAAATTAGACCTGTAGCTTAG